A stretch of DNA from Brevibacillus ruminantium:
CAAGCACAACATTAATATTGTCCATACAGCTACACATCCCCCAATTGTGCGTTATAGCGATCATATTGTATAATCATAGCGAACAGACGTTAAAACGTACGCTTCCGACATTATAACATACAAAGGAGTTGGCTTTCACATGCAGTGGGTACCGTTTTTGCTATACGTTTTTGTCACGTCGTTTACACCTGGTCCGAATAATTTTATATCCATGACTTCTGCAGCCAAGGTGGGTTTCAGGAAAACACTCTGGTTTATTCTCGGTGTAACGACCGGGACCACAGTCATTGCCCTTATGAGCAGTTATTTTCATCTTCTGCTGTCTGGCTTCCTCCCCAAAATGAAGACAGCAATGAGCATTTTGGGAGCGCTCTATCTGGTGTATCTCGCCGTGAAAATCATGACCAGTCGGTCTGAAAAGAACGATCTTCACGAGGAGAAGACTTATTCCTTTTTTACTGGATTCCTTTTACAATTTATCAACCCAAAAGCGATTCTCTACGGGATCACCGCGATATCCAGTTTTGTTATCCCTTTCTACCAATCTCAGATCAGCTTGATCTTCTTTTCGTTCTTTCTCGGGTTTGTCGGCTTTCTGAGCACCTCTAGCTGGGCCAGCTTTGGAGCCCTGTTTCACACATGGATATCCAAGCATGAGAGAGTATTCAATATCGGAATGGGAGTGCTATTGCTGTACAGTGCTGTTTTCATCTTTATCTAATTAGAAAAAACTTGGCTTATCGCCAAGTCAAATAGCGAAAGCCTTAGTTTTTCTTATACTTTCACCCTTTATCGCTTTAGCAAAATTAAATTTTCCGAAAGTATAAACAAAAAAGCCCTTCATCTCCCTGTACATCGGAGACGAAAGGCTTTCTGATACCCGTATTCGCACGGGATTACTGATCCAGCTTCAACTTGGCAAGCGCATCTTTAAGCGCTGTATTCACCATGGCATCATCGTCGTTGCTCTGCTCCCGCAGAAAGCGAGATACCTCTTTCTTCGACATCTTGGTGTTTTTCTCACGGCTTCTGCGCTCGTTGAAGGTAGACAGCTTTTCCCGATGACCGCAGACGCAGACAAAGGTTTGCCCTTCGCCCTCGCCTCGCAGCTCCAGCCTTTTGTGGCACTGTGGACATCTGGCATTGGTCACCTTGGCGATGTTTTTCCGATACCCGCACTCCCGATCCTGACAGACCATCATTTTCCCTTTTTTCCCGTTGACCTCCAGCAAAAACTTGCCGCATTCCGGGCATTTGGTTCGG
This window harbors:
- a CDS encoding LysE family translocator, with product MQWVPFLLYVFVTSFTPGPNNFISMTSAAKVGFRKTLWFILGVTTGTTVIALMSSYFHLLLSGFLPKMKTAMSILGALYLVYLAVKIMTSRSEKNDLHEEKTYSFFTGFLLQFINPKAILYGITAISSFVIPFYQSQISLIFFSFFLGFVGFLSTSSWASFGALFHTWISKHERVFNIGMGVLLLYSAVFIFI